The following coding sequences are from one Shewanella violacea DSS12 window:
- the brnQ gene encoding branched-chain amino acid transport system II carrier protein, with protein sequence MKTLDILAIGLMTFALFLGAGNLIFPPLLGLEAGTQLVPAMVGFLLTSVGLPAFTLIVLGKIGSSQHLTRPLPGWLAGAFWVLLFTVIGPAFGMPRAVTVAYEMGVKPFVTGDHLMLFSVVFSALTLVLAFQPGRLVDYIGKVMTPVLILMLLILAFVAFVYPPGVPQVPTADYLTLPVTHGLIQGYMTMDAIAAVGFGWVIIRAIEAKGCGSRDEVAKVAFKVACIYAVLMSACYIAMGYVGATSATVAAGATNGGEILVHYIQNQFGVYGQWLLAAIIIMACLTTTVGLTNASAEYYKQAFGVSFPVVAVIVVVLTGCIANFGLEQILAVSLPVILILCPVAIALVMASLVLPNKQSVSFTFVSVFLIALIFGSLDGINILGKMPEVLQQSLQNYIPLYDAHGSWFLPCLLVIIISLAQSTKLRWSQKQRACVEPVD encoded by the coding sequence TTGAAAACACTCGATATACTCGCCATAGGCCTGATGACGTTCGCCTTATTTTTAGGGGCTGGAAATCTTATTTTTCCGCCACTACTAGGGCTGGAAGCTGGGACTCAACTTGTGCCCGCTATGGTCGGTTTTTTACTTACCTCAGTGGGGCTGCCTGCCTTCACTTTAATCGTATTAGGTAAAATCGGCAGTTCTCAACATCTAACTAGGCCTCTGCCTGGTTGGTTAGCCGGCGCTTTCTGGGTATTGCTATTTACCGTTATCGGTCCGGCTTTTGGCATGCCCAGAGCAGTCACCGTTGCCTATGAAATGGGAGTTAAACCCTTCGTTACAGGCGATCATCTGATGTTGTTTTCTGTGGTGTTCTCGGCTCTGACTCTGGTATTAGCGTTTCAGCCAGGTCGTCTGGTTGACTATATCGGTAAGGTCATGACTCCTGTGTTGATCTTGATGTTACTCATACTGGCATTTGTGGCCTTTGTCTATCCTCCCGGGGTACCTCAGGTTCCAACTGCAGATTATCTTACTTTGCCTGTGACCCATGGGCTGATTCAAGGCTATATGACCATGGATGCCATCGCAGCCGTTGGTTTCGGTTGGGTCATCATACGTGCTATCGAGGCGAAAGGCTGTGGCTCTCGGGATGAGGTGGCTAAGGTAGCGTTTAAAGTGGCTTGTATTTATGCTGTGCTGATGTCGGCCTGCTATATTGCCATGGGTTATGTCGGTGCCACCTCTGCAACCGTAGCCGCTGGCGCCACTAATGGCGGAGAGATATTGGTTCATTATATCCAAAACCAGTTTGGGGTGTATGGCCAGTGGTTGCTTGCGGCCATCATTATAATGGCGTGTCTTACTACTACCGTAGGGTTAACCAATGCCAGTGCAGAATATTATAAACAGGCTTTTGGGGTGTCATTTCCTGTGGTTGCCGTGATTGTTGTGGTGCTAACGGGATGTATTGCCAACTTTGGTCTAGAGCAAATCTTAGCCGTCAGTTTACCTGTGATCTTGATTCTTTGTCCTGTAGCTATCGCTCTAGTGATGGCCTCACTGGTACTGCCAAATAAACAGTCAGTCTCGTTCACCTTTGTCTCTGTTTTCTTGATTGCGCTGATTTTTGGTAGTTTGGATGGAATTAATATCCTAGGGAAAATGCCTGAGGTGCTGCAGCAGAGCTTACAGAATTATATTCCACTTTATGATGCCCATGGGAGCTGGTTTCTGCCTTGTTTGTTGGTGATCATCATTAGTCTGGCCCAGAGTACCAAACTCAGATGGAGCCAGAAACAGAGAGCATGTGTCGAACCAGTCGATTAG
- the yiaY gene encoding L-threonine dehydrogenase, with product MTAKFFIPSVNVLGKGAVDEAIGDIKTLGFQRALLVTDKQLVEIGLVGQIADKLATAGIVTTIFDGVQPNPTSGNVEAGLKLLKRDNCDFVVSLGGGSPHDCAKGIALVATNGGNIKDYEGLDMSAKPQLPLVAINTTAGTASEMTRFCIITDESRHIKMAIVDKHTTPILSVNDPELMLAKPAGLTAATGMDALTHAIEAYVSIAANPITDACAIKAIELIKANLIEAVDNGQNIDARDQMAYAQFLAGMAFNNASLGYVHAMAHQLGGFYDLPHGVCNAILLPHVQQYNAQVAAPQLKDVAKAMGVDVANMSDEQGASAAIDAIKVLAAAVKIPENLTKLGVKAQDIPTLADNALKDACGFTNPKQATHAEICQIFTNAL from the coding sequence ATGACTGCTAAATTTTTCATCCCATCTGTCAATGTATTAGGCAAGGGCGCCGTCGACGAAGCCATAGGTGATATCAAAACATTAGGGTTTCAGCGCGCACTACTTGTTACCGATAAACAGTTAGTAGAAATTGGTTTAGTCGGCCAAATTGCAGATAAATTAGCTACCGCTGGGATAGTGACGACCATCTTCGATGGCGTGCAGCCCAACCCAACTTCTGGCAATGTCGAAGCTGGCCTTAAACTACTCAAACGCGATAATTGCGACTTTGTCGTCTCTCTAGGTGGTGGCTCTCCACATGATTGTGCCAAAGGTATCGCTCTGGTCGCGACCAATGGCGGCAACATCAAGGACTATGAAGGCCTGGACATGTCAGCCAAGCCCCAGCTGCCACTGGTTGCCATCAATACCACAGCTGGCACGGCAAGCGAGATGACACGTTTCTGTATCATCACGGATGAGTCCCGCCATATTAAGATGGCAATCGTGGATAAACACACCACGCCTATTTTATCCGTCAATGACCCGGAATTGATGCTGGCGAAACCTGCAGGACTCACAGCTGCAACTGGTATGGATGCATTGACTCACGCCATCGAAGCCTATGTGTCTATTGCCGCAAACCCCATCACTGACGCCTGCGCCATCAAGGCCATAGAGCTGATAAAGGCTAACCTAATCGAAGCGGTCGACAACGGTCAAAATATCGATGCCCGTGACCAGATGGCTTATGCCCAGTTCTTGGCAGGCATGGCATTTAATAACGCCAGCCTAGGCTATGTCCATGCCATGGCTCACCAACTTGGCGGATTTTACGATCTTCCACACGGCGTATGTAATGCCATCTTGCTACCACATGTTCAGCAGTACAATGCGCAAGTCGCAGCGCCACAGCTCAAAGATGTGGCCAAGGCTATGGGCGTCGATGTCGCCAATATGAGTGATGAGCAAGGTGCTAGCGCCGCCATTGATGCAATCAAGGTTCTAGCTGCTGCGGTTAAAATTCCTGAAAATTTGACCAAGCTAGGTGTCAAAGCCCAAGATATTCCGACCTTAGCCGATAATGCTCTGAAAGATGCCTGTGGTTTCACCAACCCTAAGCAGGCAACTCATGCAGAGATTTGTCAGATCTTCACTAATGCGCTCTAG
- the malQ gene encoding 4-alpha-glucanotransferase, translating to MGLEKLLYLQGVGAEFINFSGQNIRIPVQDREGVLRCMLDKLADTRGGIDAKYLDRRIHELDAEPWTVGLHGFQHSYLDDPEISLYLPYDYQGELTLRILSESDCLFCLRLLPADMQIVGDYHIGKTQYLHYRLSLLKLIPAGSEDAKLATDTDTDTATECVESKLDSSDVIEAKNQRLGLGYHSAELIAGKYRYSGIVMMAPRQAFRLSDINSDTDSDINSDTDLDISSDTDLDINSDIDLDISSDVDLDINSDTDTGSDINSEIASDKTSVSTTNTNTNTNTRPWGLSIQLYSLRSDNQWGIGDFGNLTEIIDWVAEHGGDFIQLNPLHALDIAEPEQVSPYSPSDRRRINPLYIHIQAVPEYAQAKFRLQSDEFEALRRSINIDNWLDFPQLTLIKYRAFIILYQVFSLSDTKSSSVRRQEFDDFVLREGEALTQFVLAESAKAGDELPKNLDFYRFLQFVAEEQICACQTNAKQAGMSLGLIRDLAVGASPGGVEVRQNPSQFCLDASIGAPADPFAPQGQNWGLAPLDPISMKKDNFQHVISIVRGNMRHCGALRIDHVMSLLRIWWCPLDEDLGQGAYVYYPVDSLFAILCLESWRAQCCIIGEDLGLVPPEMDLRLRSSGIYSNQLFYFCKHSKGFMSPGEHKQDSLMMLANHDVPNLAAWWSASDLHLRRQLELIDNDAALGDALNGRELEKQQLLSLLVSLECIDKSAVDSLEYEALLEAWISASALSHSALFSVQLSDLIGEIHSVNIPGTWQEYPNWQRRLPISLSAIKESSQVNNLLERIRAARK from the coding sequence ATGGGGCTGGAGAAGTTACTGTATCTGCAGGGCGTCGGTGCCGAGTTTATCAATTTTAGTGGCCAGAATATCCGTATCCCAGTTCAGGACAGAGAGGGGGTATTGCGGTGCATGCTGGATAAATTAGCCGATACTCGAGGTGGAATCGATGCCAAGTATCTGGATAGGCGTATTCATGAACTCGATGCCGAGCCATGGACCGTGGGGCTTCATGGTTTTCAGCATAGCTATCTTGACGATCCTGAGATTAGTCTGTATCTGCCCTATGATTATCAAGGTGAATTGACGCTGAGGATCTTGAGTGAATCGGACTGCTTATTCTGTCTTAGGCTGCTTCCGGCCGATATGCAGATAGTCGGTGATTACCACATAGGCAAGACTCAATATTTACACTATCGCTTATCTCTGCTGAAGTTAATACCAGCCGGTTCAGAAGATGCCAAGCTGGCTACTGATACTGATACTGATACTGCTACAGAGTGTGTCGAGTCGAAACTTGATTCTTCTGATGTGATTGAGGCAAAGAATCAGCGATTAGGTCTAGGCTATCACAGCGCCGAATTGATCGCGGGGAAATACAGGTATTCAGGTATCGTCATGATGGCCCCAAGACAAGCATTTAGGCTCTCAGACATAAACTCAGATACAGATTCAGACATAAATTCAGATACAGATTTAGACATAAGTTCAGATACAGATTTAGACATAAATTCAGATATAGATTTAGACATAAGTTCAGATGTAGATTTAGACATAAATTCAGATACAGATACAGGTTCAGACATAAATTCAGAGATAGCTTCAGATAAAACCAGTGTCTCGACGACTAATACTAATACTAATACTAATACTCGGCCTTGGGGACTCAGTATTCAGCTCTACTCCCTGCGCAGTGATAATCAGTGGGGTATTGGAGATTTTGGTAACTTGACTGAAATTATCGACTGGGTGGCCGAGCATGGGGGAGATTTTATTCAGCTCAACCCACTACATGCCTTAGATATCGCTGAGCCAGAACAGGTGAGCCCCTATAGCCCCAGTGACAGGCGCAGAATTAATCCTCTCTATATTCATATCCAAGCTGTTCCTGAGTATGCCCAAGCAAAGTTTAGGTTGCAGTCAGATGAATTTGAGGCTCTGAGGCGATCCATCAATATCGATAATTGGTTGGATTTCCCCCAATTGACTCTGATTAAATATCGAGCTTTTATCATTTTGTATCAAGTGTTTAGTCTGTCAGATACCAAGAGTTCATCGGTCAGGAGGCAGGAATTCGATGATTTTGTGCTCAGGGAGGGGGAAGCACTGACTCAATTTGTCCTGGCCGAGTCGGCTAAAGCTGGGGATGAATTACCCAAGAATCTCGACTTCTATCGATTTTTACAGTTTGTTGCCGAAGAGCAAATCTGTGCCTGTCAGACTAATGCCAAACAAGCCGGGATGTCATTAGGCCTGATACGGGATCTCGCTGTGGGCGCTAGCCCAGGAGGAGTCGAAGTCAGGCAAAACCCATCGCAATTTTGCCTCGATGCCAGTATTGGCGCCCCAGCGGATCCATTTGCACCTCAAGGACAAAATTGGGGCCTGGCTCCCTTAGACCCAATTTCAATGAAAAAAGATAATTTTCAACATGTTATTTCAATAGTGAGGGGCAATATGCGCCACTGTGGTGCATTGAGAATCGATCACGTGATGTCTTTGCTGAGAATATGGTGGTGCCCCTTGGATGAGGATCTCGGTCAGGGAGCCTATGTGTATTATCCAGTAGACAGCCTCTTCGCCATCCTATGTCTTGAAAGCTGGCGAGCCCAGTGTTGCATCATAGGAGAAGATCTCGGTCTGGTTCCTCCCGAGATGGATCTGCGCCTGAGATCTTCGGGCATCTATTCTAACCAGCTGTTCTATTTTTGTAAGCACAGCAAAGGTTTTATGAGTCCAGGTGAGCATAAACAAGACAGTTTAATGATGCTGGCAAATCACGATGTGCCTAACTTAGCCGCGTGGTGGTCCGCCAGTGATCTGCACCTGAGACGTCAGCTGGAGCTTATCGACAATGATGCAGCCTTGGGGGATGCCTTAAACGGCCGTGAACTTGAGAAACAACAGTTGCTCAGCTTGCTTGTGAGTCTTGAATGTATCGACAAATCCGCAGTGGACAGTCTCGAGTATGAGGCGTTACTTGAGGCCTGGATAAGTGCATCAGCCCTGAGTCATTCGGCCCTATTTAGTGTGCAGCTTAGCGATCTTATTGGCGAAATACACAGTGTGAATATTCCTGGAACCTGGCAAGAGTATCCCAATTGGCAGCGACGTTTGCCTATTAGCCTCTCGGCTATAAAAGAATCTAGCCAGGTGAATAACCTGTTAGAGCGGATAAGGGCGGCGAGAAAATAA
- the glgB gene encoding 1,4-alpha-glucan branching protein GlgB: MMTQNAPHFHHGDDMALLNGEYFDVFSLLGMHIQESPKDTPTKSTKGKQAETKVTQVKKQLLVRCLLPGALNVDVLSLSDGRKLASLERVNETGLFAGVIGRRVKPFLYKLRVEYPLSVEEIIDPYQFPSLLNQDDAYLFAEGRLEQAYHLLGANWQQNQGVEGVNFCVWAPNARRVSVVGDFNHWDGTRHVMRQHLANGIWEIFIPDVNEQAHYKFELISEHGECIEKSDPYAKAMQAAPGNASLVPLKNNYNWKDKQWLEYRKTQQWHHQPISTYEVHLASWRRKGDEGEQFLNYQDLIEQLIPYVKEMGFTHLQLMPISEYPFDGSWGYQPVGLYAPSHRFGDATGLKAFIDACHKAGLAVVLDWVAAHFPKDPHGLIQFDGTSLYEHQDPRRGEHPDWDTLIYNYGRGEVQSYLLSNACYWLDEFHFDGLRIDAVSSMLYLDYSREPGQWLPNVEGGRENLEAISFLQSLNQRLYQAFPGIVMIAEESTAWPGVTKRVDESGLGFGFKWNMGWMNDSLRYLGRDPIHRSHHHNELTFSLMYCFSEQFILSLSHDEVVHGKGSLLHKVPGDDWQKFACLRAYFGFMWGHPGKKLLFMGNEFGQRDEWSHERSLDWHLLQYAPHQGLQAWVKDLNHLYLSQPSLYCQDTRADKFQWLDCDNHQASVFSFIRYGEAEGEHLIFIVNMTPEVHHGFRIGLPQGCEYRELLNSDSEHYGGSGQGNAGVIFAEDTPYQNMTNSGQITVPPLGCLVLSPSHLASNSAIGLELFGESDEAN; the protein is encoded by the coding sequence ATGATGACTCAAAATGCCCCCCACTTTCATCACGGCGACGATATGGCGCTGCTTAATGGTGAATATTTCGATGTGTTTTCTCTGTTAGGCATGCATATACAGGAAAGCCCAAAGGATACGCCGACAAAAAGCACCAAAGGCAAGCAAGCCGAAACTAAAGTGACTCAGGTGAAGAAGCAGTTGCTGGTTCGCTGTTTATTACCAGGCGCCCTGAATGTAGATGTACTCAGCCTGAGTGATGGACGCAAGCTTGCAAGCCTGGAACGGGTCAATGAAACCGGTCTGTTTGCTGGGGTGATTGGCCGAAGGGTGAAACCTTTCCTGTATAAGTTGCGGGTCGAATACCCCTTGAGCGTCGAAGAGATCATCGACCCTTATCAGTTTCCAAGCTTGTTAAATCAAGACGATGCTTACTTATTTGCTGAGGGACGCTTAGAGCAGGCCTATCATCTGTTGGGGGCTAATTGGCAGCAGAACCAAGGAGTCGAGGGGGTGAATTTTTGTGTATGGGCCCCCAATGCCAGACGCGTGTCTGTTGTAGGAGACTTTAACCATTGGGATGGGACTCGGCATGTGATGCGCCAACACTTAGCCAATGGCATATGGGAGATATTTATTCCCGATGTTAATGAGCAAGCACATTATAAATTTGAGCTGATATCTGAGCATGGGGAGTGTATAGAAAAATCGGATCCCTACGCTAAAGCCATGCAAGCCGCGCCGGGTAATGCTTCCTTGGTTCCCCTTAAGAACAATTATAATTGGAAAGATAAACAGTGGCTTGAGTATCGTAAAACGCAGCAATGGCATCATCAGCCAATCTCTACCTATGAAGTTCATCTCGCTTCATGGCGACGTAAGGGGGATGAGGGCGAGCAGTTTTTGAATTATCAAGACCTCATCGAGCAGCTTATTCCTTATGTGAAAGAGATGGGGTTTACCCATCTACAGCTGATGCCCATCAGTGAATATCCCTTCGATGGCTCTTGGGGTTATCAGCCAGTTGGCCTGTACGCGCCTAGCCATAGATTTGGTGATGCCACAGGGTTAAAAGCATTTATCGATGCCTGTCATAAGGCGGGATTGGCCGTGGTACTGGACTGGGTTGCAGCGCACTTTCCCAAAGACCCCCATGGCCTAATTCAGTTCGATGGCACTAGCCTGTATGAGCATCAAGATCCCAGACGAGGCGAGCATCCTGACTGGGATACCTTGATCTATAACTATGGTCGCGGCGAAGTGCAAAGCTATCTGCTGAGTAATGCTTGCTATTGGCTCGATGAGTTCCATTTCGATGGCCTGCGTATCGATGCCGTTTCCTCCATGTTATACCTAGATTACAGCCGTGAGCCGGGGCAGTGGCTCCCCAATGTAGAGGGGGGGCGAGAAAATCTGGAGGCTATTAGCTTCCTCCAGAGTCTTAATCAACGTTTATATCAGGCATTTCCGGGAATCGTCATGATTGCCGAAGAGTCTACCGCCTGGCCAGGGGTGACCAAGCGAGTCGATGAATCTGGCTTAGGTTTTGGCTTCAAGTGGAACATGGGCTGGATGAACGATAGCTTGCGCTATCTGGGCCGAGATCCAATTCACCGGAGTCATCATCACAACGAGCTGACCTTTAGCTTGATGTACTGTTTCAGCGAGCAATTTATCCTGTCTTTGAGTCACGATGAGGTGGTTCACGGTAAAGGGTCATTGCTACATAAGGTGCCCGGCGATGATTGGCAGAAGTTTGCCTGTCTGCGGGCATATTTCGGCTTTATGTGGGGACATCCAGGTAAGAAACTCCTGTTTATGGGCAATGAATTTGGCCAAAGAGACGAGTGGAGTCATGAGCGCAGTTTAGATTGGCATCTGCTGCAGTATGCCCCCCATCAAGGGCTGCAGGCTTGGGTGAAAGATCTTAATCACCTGTATCTAAGTCAGCCCTCATTGTATTGCCAAGATACCCGGGCAGATAAGTTTCAATGGCTCGATTGCGATAATCACCAGGCGAGTGTGTTTAGCTTTATCCGCTATGGTGAGGCCGAAGGCGAACACTTGATATTTATCGTCAATATGACACCTGAAGTTCATCATGGTTTTCGCATAGGCTTGCCACAAGGCTGCGAGTATCGAGAGCTACTCAACAGCGATAGTGAGCATTATGGTGGCAGTGGGCAGGGTAATGCCGGGGTGATATTCGCCGAGGATACTCCATATCAAAATATGACTAATAGTGGCCAGATCACAGTACCGCCTCTGGGGTGTTTAGTCTTATCGCCGTCTCACTTAGCCAGTAACTCAGCCATAGGCTTAGAGCTGTTCGGTGAGTCAGATGAAGCTAACTAA
- the glgX gene encoding glycogen debranching protein GlgX, which translates to MKLTNGKPYPLGASIDDLGVNFALFSAHATQVTLCIFDEHGNDEIGRFILPKKSQHIWHGYLEGAREGLLYGYRVDGLFQPLSGHRFNANKLLLDPYAKQLVGECRDNPCHYSYILEDSEQDLSFDTTDNAASMPKCRVVDHRQLGPVLPVKKSDSQDEMPLSLRRSIIYELHVKGFTQLHPDIVKHHRGTFAGLGSPESITYLTDLGITSVELMPVQSFFHEPFLQQKLLSNYWGYNSIGFFAPHQSYLSGDDVLEFRHMVTEFHKAGIEVILDVVYNHTAEGNRLGPTYSFRGIDNLSYYRLSPSEPRYYINDTGCGNTLNIAHPNVLQLVMDSLRYWVEVMGVDGFRFDLATCMGREIHGFDTGSGFFDALAQDPVLNQVRLIAEPWDIGPGGYQLGQFPMGWSEWNDRYRDTIRRFWRGDAGILPEFARRFHGSSDLFEHSGRPPAASINFVTSHDGFSLMDLVSYSLRHNQANGEDNRDGHQENFSHNYGVEGVTDDADINRLRARQCRNILTTLFLSQGVPMLLAGDEVGHSLLGNNNAYCQDNPLSWREWQQDIGSNTQLQFTQKLIHLRKRFPLLCHHKYIHEGANVDAPGLDWFCRQGGVMTKSQWSEAQTRSLSLVITGELEAKKGCRQALLLMLNTDEKSLDFCLPELDNLSPWRCLLHTQDSELNSESVSLSKDLNPIYRLQDRSLMLFYAEFKEPVYEC; encoded by the coding sequence ATGAAGCTAACTAACGGTAAGCCTTATCCATTAGGGGCGAGTATCGATGATCTTGGGGTCAACTTTGCCCTATTCTCGGCCCATGCCACTCAGGTCACTCTGTGTATCTTCGATGAGCATGGGAATGACGAGATAGGACGTTTTATCTTGCCTAAAAAGTCGCAACATATCTGGCATGGATATCTTGAAGGGGCGAGAGAAGGTCTGTTATATGGTTATCGCGTCGACGGTTTATTTCAGCCGCTATCTGGGCATAGGTTCAATGCCAATAAACTCCTGCTCGACCCCTATGCTAAGCAATTGGTGGGTGAGTGCCGTGATAACCCATGCCATTACAGTTATATACTCGAAGATAGCGAGCAAGATCTCTCCTTTGACACGACTGACAATGCAGCCAGTATGCCAAAGTGTCGTGTGGTCGACCATCGTCAGCTTGGACCTGTGCTCCCGGTGAAAAAAAGTGATAGCCAAGATGAGATGCCTCTGTCTCTGAGGCGCAGCATCATCTATGAACTGCACGTCAAAGGCTTTACTCAACTGCACCCAGATATTGTCAAACACCATAGAGGCACCTTCGCCGGGCTTGGTAGCCCTGAGTCGATAACTTATCTCACCGATCTGGGCATCACCAGTGTCGAGCTTATGCCGGTGCAGAGTTTCTTCCATGAGCCTTTCCTGCAACAGAAGCTACTGAGTAACTATTGGGGCTATAACAGCATAGGTTTTTTTGCCCCTCATCAGAGCTATTTGAGTGGTGATGATGTGCTTGAATTTCGTCATATGGTGACTGAATTTCATAAGGCAGGCATCGAAGTGATCTTAGATGTGGTTTATAACCACACCGCCGAGGGCAATCGTCTCGGGCCGACCTACAGTTTCAGGGGCATAGACAATCTAAGTTATTACCGTTTGAGTCCCAGTGAACCTAGGTATTACATCAATGATACCGGCTGCGGTAACACCCTCAATATTGCCCATCCTAATGTACTCCAATTGGTGATGGATTCGCTGCGTTATTGGGTCGAAGTGATGGGGGTCGATGGTTTTCGTTTCGATTTAGCCACTTGTATGGGCCGTGAAATTCATGGCTTCGATACAGGTTCAGGTTTCTTCGATGCCTTAGCTCAAGATCCTGTGCTGAATCAGGTACGTTTGATTGCCGAGCCTTGGGACATAGGCCCAGGTGGCTATCAGTTGGGGCAATTCCCCATGGGCTGGAGCGAATGGAACGACAGGTATCGCGATACCATTCGCCGCTTCTGGCGTGGGGATGCTGGGATCTTACCTGAGTTTGCCAGACGTTTTCATGGCTCCAGTGATCTATTTGAACATTCAGGCAGGCCGCCAGCCGCCAGTATTAACTTCGTCACCAGCCACGACGGCTTCTCCTTGATGGATCTTGTTAGTTACAGCCTGAGACACAACCAGGCCAATGGCGAAGACAATCGCGACGGTCACCAGGAAAACTTCAGTCATAATTATGGTGTCGAAGGTGTCACGGATGATGCCGATATTAATAGGCTAAGAGCAAGGCAGTGCCGCAACATACTCACGACTCTGTTTCTGTCCCAAGGCGTGCCCATGTTGCTGGCCGGAGACGAAGTCGGTCACTCACTGTTGGGCAATAATAATGCTTATTGTCAGGACAATCCCCTGAGTTGGCGTGAGTGGCAACAAGATATCGGCAGCAATACACAGCTGCAGTTTACCCAGAAGTTAATTCACCTCAGAAAACGTTTCCCTCTGCTTTGTCATCATAAATACATACATGAGGGCGCCAATGTGGATGCTCCCGGGCTAGATTGGTTTTGTCGCCAAGGTGGAGTGATGACCAAGTCTCAGTGGAGCGAGGCCCAGACTCGAAGTCTGAGCCTGGTGATAACGGGTGAACTTGAGGCGAAAAAGGGCTGTCGCCAGGCACTCCTCTTGATGCTTAACACAGATGAGAAGAGTCTGGATTTTTGTTTGCCTGAGCTTGATAACCTGTCTCCCTGGCGCTGCCTATTACACACTCAAGATAGTGAATTAAATTCTGAGTCTGTGTCACTTTCTAAGGATTTAAACCCGATATATCGCCTGCAAGACAGAAGTTTGATGTTGTTTTATGCCGAATTTAAGGAGCCTGTTTATGAGTGTTAG